A window of Natator depressus isolate rNatDep1 chromosome 3, rNatDep2.hap1, whole genome shotgun sequence genomic DNA:
ACATATCTGTTGCATATTAATACTTCTGTAGTTCAGCAGATTAAAAAATTTCATCCATGTGGTATGCTAGCATTAAAAATATGCTTGTTCTCAACAGTAGATCCTCTGTGTGTATTGTATGTCTATTACCAAGTATTTCCAGTAAATAAACTctaaattgtatttttttcttgttataTAATTTTCTAGCTTTGCAGAACAGATATTGAGAGAAATAAGCAAGAAATTGTTTTTACGTGTTTTATGATGACATGATATGAATGAAATATAACTTAATAGCATATTCCAGTGGTCTTTTCTAAACATTCTGATTGAGAATAAATTGTAGATTTTATATAAATCACATAAATGAAAGATTTTCTCTAATCTTTTCTCTTGTAAATGAAAACTGTTAGGGtaaaatgcttattttaaaattcaaccattagaacataagaaatggccatactgggtcagaccaaaggtccatctaggccagtatcctgttttccgacagtggccaatgccaggtgccccagagggaatgaacagaacaggtaatcaagtaatccatcatcccctgtcgcccattcccagcttctggcaaacttttaacttttaaaataccATTGACCATCTATCATCCTATATCAGTTTTAAGCTAGTCACTTAGAATAAAACCTCTGCAGTAGGAAATAAGTGTGTAGTGGGACATAATATGAACTCAAATGTGTATACGTTTATAGTTGAAAACTTAAAGACCCATGTCTGCCCTTGATCCATGACCACATTTCCATTGTTGTCAATGGACATTACACATTGGGGGTCAAGAGCAGTGTATAATAGTCTTAATTGTGCTGTATTAAGATTACAGGAGTGGGTTTACTCAAGTAGTCCATTGAAGATAATGGGGCCACTTGTGAGTAAATGTTTTTGGGATTAGGCCTCTGGTGACTGGTTGTGTTAAACTGTACAATCTGTAGTTTagtttctcctttcttttcctctttcctttgaGAACTGAGGCACTACATTTATCaagagattaatttttaatcacctGTCTGGCACTTGCATTTTTATGATTTTAAGAAGCTATTTGTTTTGATAGCGGTTATTCCATTAATCAGTGGGGTATAGTCTATTCTGTGTTTGAGATCTGCTTGGTGCAAGAAGATGTGGAGGAGTTTGAGGGAGTCTGTTATGGCTCCCTTATTCTGTATGTTTAAATTAGATTATGTCTACACTCTCACTTCtgtcagtataatttatgttgcttgggatgtgaaaaagccactccaagcaacataagttacaccaacctgagcgctggtgtggacagcactatgtcagcaggagagcttctcccaccgacaaagCTACCACTTCTCGCGGTGGCTAGAGTAATTAAGCCTATGGGAGAGCTCTGTCCCCTCAATTTAGAACAGCTACATTGGAGAgtttacagcagcgcagctgcgtTAGTCCAGCTGCGGTGCTGTAAACTCTCTAGCGTAGCCATAGCCTGAGGGTTGAGTACTGATGGAGCAGAGCGCTGCCCTTTCCTTAATGTCGTCTGTAATATGGACAGGGTGTGAGGGATCATTTCATTTGACCCAGGAGATAGTTGCTGCTGCTTTGCACTGCAGGATTGGAAATGAGAGTCTTGGACTAACATACGGGAAGAATTTCCCAAACTAGTTTGTGGACCATACTTGGTGATGGCAGGAAAGAGTTAACTGGTCACATGGTACTAATTGCTCCTTCCCCCCCAATTCCTAAAGAATGGTTAAATAAAGAAACACTGTCTCTGAAAATAATTGTAGGTAAATATTCAGCACAAAGCGAGAGGGCTCAAGGGTGATTCATAAAATCTAAACTAAATCCAGGTTTTTTTAGTTACCGACAAACTAAATGAGTACATGGTTTGAACCTAAAGGCGTAACTCCTAGTTGTAGacaggattttatttttagaaaactgTTGGGAAACACCAAAGTATATTCTGTAGGACCAAGTATTATGCCTGCGGGTGTATCTGTGGCTTTTTTTTAGTaaagacactttttaaaagtttggcTAAATTGAAGCTGTGTGTGCGGGAAATTTTGGGGGCAAGATATGTTCAGGGCTAGAAAATTAAACTGTAGCTGAGTAATAGGGTTTTCTTGAAAACCCTTCACAGGAATTCAGAAATATTTCGCTGCATCTTTTGAAGTGAAGGATtcatgccttttaaaaataaagtatttgctAAATCCATATAAATGATTGACAGTTGATAAGCATTTTGTTGGAAACCTATTTCACTGCATTGGTGTTTTGTTCTTCAAAGGTGCATTTGAACTTCTTACTGTTTCTCCACCGATTAGCAGAAGAAGCCAGGGCAAATGCTTTTGAGAACAAGAGTAAAACAATTAAATCTGAACATACCATGGCGGCAGCAAAGGTAATAAAATTAAAGTTgaaatttctctctccctttttttgcTTAAACACTTAATATTAAAGGTTTATAGATAAGGTCGCATTGTTACTATACAAAAGCCAGGATATACAATAGTAAAGATTTCTAGAGCAATGCTATCTTTGCtatgttttttatatataaacaaaatattttaaaaaacccacctcaaaaTATATTAATCCTCCGGAAccttaacaataataaaaaaatcagtgttgTAAAATTCACTACAATAACATCAAATAAACTGCCCGCACATTAACATATTCCCCATCTCTTTCCATAACTCCAAATTTaaaaattttccaaaacaaaggCCATAATTTCCCTGCCCTTCAGTCTCTCGAGTGTGGGGAGTGATGAAAATCTGGACTCTTCCAGACCAAGGACGGGATCAAGTTCCAGAGTGGAGGACTGTTTGTGGAAAATGCTGTTATATCAAGGGAGCTGTAGGTTGAGTGGCTCTGCTGATCTTAACTGCAACAATACATGTGGGTCTGTTACCAGTGGGGAGGTGAGGAATATCATCTTGAGCCCGGGCTAAGCAGGTGGTCTGAGAGAGCTTCACAAGTAGATTGCATGAAACAACAAAAAGCAGTTTAAGACAAACATCAGCAGAGGGCATCTGATGCTCCTTCCAATCCTAGACCCTTTCTTGTATCTCTCTCTCCCTGGACCCTGCCCTGTTTCATTTAGGCAAGGGAATTCCTGAGTGGAGTGTGGGAGAGGAACACTTGGAAGTGTAAGGCCTCATCCAAAATTCCATCTCTTTCAGATGCTGAGTCATCCTTGCATCTACCTTAGTAGGACTGGACAAAATGGAAAAATGATGCCATGCAGCTTTAACATATTGGAGGCCCAGCACCCCATGCATATTAAATTTTCTAGTCCTATTTTTCTTGTAAAATATTTGCTGGATATATTAATGCTAatatatttaatacaaaatatagaAGATGTGCAGTGTGGCCCTGTTAAATATTGTGGTTAGAATCTTGTGCATTTCTAACCTTTTAACTGTGCAGtcttaatattatttaaatatcGTTGCTCTtctatttttttaagtgaaaagatGGAGAAAGAAGAAATTGCCTCGTTTTAATAATGTTAACACTTAAATGGTTCTCAGTTGGGCTGAGAAGTGAACTTCTCAATTTAAACTCTAAACCAAAAAATGCCCATTCAAAAGTTTTGCTGCCCttttcataaattaaaaaaaaccccaatatgAAGCATTACAAACAAAAATCAACCCATAACAGCAGTAAAATCACATTTTTATAACCTCTTGTGCTATCTAGATATAATGGGGTCAGAGCCTTAAGGGATGTGGTGAGATCTTTGAAGAACTATTGACACTTCTGGGTGGTCTctagaaaacatttgttttagaaAGTTTTGCTTTTGAAGTTGCATTTTGTCTAAAGTATGTTCTGTGATATGAATTTCAATATGACTGATTTTGTTTGAATCACAGTGGGCATATAAGTAATGATGAGTATACTTTCTTTCACTTTCACAGGTTATCTTAAAGAAGAGCAGAGGCTAGCAAATCAAGAAGTACTCTCTAATCCTACTTGCTTTACCAGTGTATTTTTATTAACTCTTTAGTATCATGGCTaagatcctcagttggtataaataaGCAtaatttcattgaagtcaatacagCTACACTGCTTTACCTTTGTTGAGGAATTGGacttatgttcttaagaaacATCCATGTTTACTTACATGTGATGTGCATTCCTTTATATGTGAGTCTCTTACCAAAGCACAAGGCAAACACTTGTGGTGaaggtaattattattattttttttttataatgtaagTTTTCGGTTGCATCTTCAACTAAAATACTGGGAAAAGCCCATAGCATTTCCCTTCCATGTGTTTACGGTAGTTGTATTCCTAATATATTAATCATTCTAAGAGAGACTTATTAATGAGGAGTTTACGCTAAATGTCAGGTTAGTTTTTGTTATAGCAGCAAAATGTTGGCTTCTTAAAGAACACTGACAGTCTGAAAATGTTGCATCAAATATCTTGGTTTCAGATTGTTTATAAATATCTAGTTTCAGAGCCTTAATtcatgaaataattttaaagaacAGCACAAGTTACTTAAATAAACCTTCTATATTTTTTCGGACTGGTAATGGGATATGGAACCTTTATTTTTAGGTGGTGTCCTGACTTCTCCCAAAATTGCTCCATTGACTGTCCTGTGGTTTACCTCAAATGAGCTGATGGTCTTAATTTAGGTCCGTTTGGACAGGTGCACTTCATAAAAACAACCACTACAACTGACATCAGTTGCTATGCTTGAAGTTAGACCTAGAAGAGGCATCAAGGATCAGCCAGGCATGGATACTATGCTGCTCTCTGCCTTCATTTCTCTGGGTTGAATCTCAGTGGTGTGTGGATATGGTgtatatattttacatatatagTGCTTCAATTTCAAGTGTCTAGAATCCTTTTGAaactaaacttttaaaaatgtagactTGTATCTTATTCTTCCGTGCAATAACACTTCTTTTGTGTTGCTTTGTGATTTATGTAACATTAGTTAACAGTGCTTCATGTGTGCATATCAGttaattatttttcattgaacagaaaaaaataaagactttTTATACAATGTGGTCATGTTGAATTGTCTTATACTGTTAATATGTTAACAGGACTCAAAGTATGCAAAGATAAATCAAACAGGAATTTTACCAAATGAAAATATTCAGATCTATTTAAGCAAATTGTAGTAAAATTTAAATCCAAATGCATATACTGTACAAATAGCATGCTTCTTTCTATATTTTAAATCCTGCATTCTAGTATAATTTGGTGTATTCTTATGGCAAAATATCTAAACTGCTTTTCAGGGGTGTTTAAAAGTTTTATCCATAACAGTATACAGAGAGGGGAGATGAATTCTTTGGGGTTCAGTTATTTCCTTTTGTGTTCTTGCTCTTCAGTACCATTAGCCTGTGGATGGGGAGAAAGATGGGAGAGATGCTCTGTGGCTCTCCCTCTACCATTCAACTTTTCGCCTGCCCCAGTGCCACAGAGAGAGACTCTTCTCTGCTCTGGTACCACCAGCTGAGGATGGAGATGGGAAGAGGAAAGATGGACTCCCTCTTGCCTTACCAACTTTCAGTACCACTAGCTGGTGGGTGGGAAAAGAAGGTGCTCCAGTGCTTGGACTCATCTGtctctccttttcctcttttATATTCACACCCACAATGAAAGTGAGGGGGAGGATGTGTAGGAGAGGGAAAGCTGAGGAGACAGTAAGGCATGAAGGAagcagagggaatgaatggaggGATATTGATCCAGTATGCCTTAGAAAGACCTTAATAGAAAATATCTAAGTCAAAACTAAATTTTCTAGTATTTTGTCAGCCAATGTATCTTTTGCCTACCATCAGGACAGCCTTCCCTGGGTGCAGTTCAGAAGATGATAGTTATTTGCAAAACTAGTGCACTTGAATCTCCACCTAACCCCTATATACTAGCAAATTTTGATACTCTGTTGTATAGTTAGGTTGTTTAGAGTCAAATGTGCACTTTTTATATGTTTCCAAGGATTGTCAGGCAGAAATGGTATGAAGTATTGTAAGAGGCTATATTCATATATAATGTAGAAAAGATACTCTATTTTGTGGTGTTTGAGGAATTATATGAACATATAATTAAGTTACTGTAATAAATATGCACAAAAGCAAGAGTTAAGGTTACAGGAACAACTTTAACAATGACATTTCCTACTTTTTGAATACTTAGTTGTACAACTATTTTTACATCCTCTTAAAATACTTTTGTGTATGGAGTGTCCTAGGGTTTTGTAAAAGCTAAATCTGTTTCATTCTCTAGAGTCCGGCTTTTGAAGCACTGCTGGCTTGCAAATATTGCTAGTGGTGCATAGTTTCCAATTTATAGAATTTCTATCTGACTGAACATGCGTAGGTTCTGTCCCAGGCATATTAGGGAGGACACAGGAAGAAGCCACTCTCTTACAAAGCTTAGTAGCTTCTCTGCCAGGAAGACAAGGCAAACTCTTACAATTTTTTACCCTTTTGAAGCACTGTTCAATGTCCCACGTTCCCACTACCAATACCTCAACACCCAGAACCTTCCCAAAGACGCAAATAGATCCCAGAAAAAGCCAATAAAAATAaggtacatttttaaagtgagtaccaaaatatattacaaaagaaacaaaatacgCAGTGCCCTCAAAACATCCCTGCAAACACTCAGAAGAGGTGTGTGGTTGTGCAAGAATCCTGTGAGAGAATATCTTCAAGGAAGAAAAGTTAAGtaaatattttcccttctttAAAGGTAACTCTGCATGGGATTTTTCAATTGTGCCAACTAAGTATCTTGAGAAATGTACTAAAATATTGGAATACTCATCAAGCAACAAGACTTTTTCCCTGCAAGAATTTCCCTGGGGCTTGCGGCACAAAGGCTCAGGCATCAGATTCTAAGGATCCTGTAAACAGCTATTGATTTGGTCTGTGTGTACTCAGTACTTCTCTTCCCAGTTGCCATGAGGAGTAAGAAAGGGCATAGTTGACCAGTCTAGTGCTTCAGAGCACAGGCAATTATTACCAAGCTGTACAAGTGCACTGAACTGAGcctagggggctggggcagagcacccTGCCAGTCGTCAATTAACAGCCATTTTGCTTGGGGAGTGCTGTACTGGATTattatgaaattattataagTTTAAAATAATAAGACATTGCAGGTACTTTGGAAAAAATTGATATGATATTGTATGTGCAAAGTTAATTTTAGCATTTCTTGACTAATTGTTTAAATCATCCAGTAATATTCTCTAACACTTCTTTAAAATTTTCAGGTAGTTCTAAACGCTACTAAGTGTGTGAATAGTGTATTAATGATCTCATACTTTACGAACTGATTACCTTCCCATTCTAGTCCAAACTTGTATCTGTTCACATTTAGGCCTTAGGCTGTGATCCAAAAAACACACGTGTGCTTAACTTGACACGCTttgtcccactgaactcaatgacaCTGCTCGTGCATAAAGTTACTTACATGTATGACTGTTTTCAAGAGtgaaatcttaaatttcaaattCTATGATGCATATTATGTCTCATTATGATGACCCCTATTCCCCATTGAGAGTGTGTATGGAAATACATTTCAGAAATGCAGAGACAGTGAAACTCATTTTTCAGCATGGATGGAAGTTCCTTTTCTAATCATAAGGTGGGCATAGAGTGAAAATAGTATACTGTCTTTGTTTGCCTTAAGCAGCCTCTTATTATAAGAAAATAATCTGTTCTTACTAGAATAATGTATGCTGTGACACTTCCAGCGTTTTGAAGCTTACCAAGTTTGGATTGCTGACAGATGTAGGGCAATTaaactgacttaaaaaaaattccttgttcACATCAAAAAATGGGAGAGCTTTGTTGATAGGACAGGAGGAAAAAGCTAAATGTGCTAAGCTTTGACAGTATCTTGAAGATGTTGCCTTTttcaggatactggggtagatcaCGTGGTATTCCGAATTATTCAGCAGTTGGTTGGCTATTTGGACAACATAATCACCTTTAGAACTATTTGGTGtagttgtgtgtttgtgtttgtgcatGTTTCCCATATGACAATCAACGATGCAACTAGTAACTGAAGCAAATATTGAAACAAATACAATCTCTTATCATCATAAGGCTTCATTTCTCTTTAATATTGTGCTCACAATTTTCTTTCAGTAAGATATGTAAATAAGAGTTAAGTTTCCCCCACATGGAAAGCTTCATAACAAAGTTCTTTGAGTTTGTGTGAAGTGAATGTGGACAAAAGTTTGTATTGAGGGTTTTTGTTTGTAATTGGTATTTAACATTGAAATGCTGATAGTGGTAAAACGTAACAAAGCTCAATATTCCAGAGCCTTAATTGGTATGTCAGACTTAAGTTATTCAGAATGTTTAAACAAGATATATAACAATTTTCTAGTAATATAATTGGAATGTGGGCTGCTCTTCTTTAATGTCTGGTGGAACTGTTGTTCGCCTAAGTGCTAATGAGAAGAAACTAGGTTGCAACAAATTTCTTACAAGTGTGTCTAAGCAGTTGTCTCAAGCTTCACTATTCAGAAGAAGCTGACTAGAAAAACATCTTTACTGCTTAAATTGGCATTTGCACTTTGCTGaatacttttttattatttgtattaccatagtgcctagtaGCCCTAATCATGGGGATGCATGTGGTAGCTGCTGTACAAAGAcggacagtccttgccccaagaagcttacaaTCTAGGCATAAAACAAGAAACAAGGGATGAACAAAGAAAGACAGGGAAGTACCATGAAACAGTACTGGTCAATCTCACAGGCAGTAGCCTCAGCACACCAACAGTCTAACTGTTGTCAAGATTTATATAGGCACCAAGGCAGAAGAgtgttttgaggagggatttggaggTGGATGATTAGGGGAAGCTCCTCCTAAGCATAAGGGCCGGAATGGGAGAGAGCATGCAGGTGCTTTTCTTTAAATTTAACAAGTGACTGATGGAGACTGGCATCATGGTGAAGCAAACATGAATAGCAATTGAGAGATAATAGGGTGGGGATTGACTGAGAAGGACCTTGAGAGGGAATACAAGCAATTTGTTTGATGTAATAGAAAAGTGGGAGTCAACGTAGGAACGCAAAGACGGATGACATAGTCAAAACACccaaaatctcacccacccaaaAATGCTTGCCAGCCTTCTTCACCTACCAGAGCCTGAGTTTACAGATGAATTCCATCAGAGTTCATTAGTTACTATTTCATGAATGTGTTGAAGGTACATCCATTTCCCTTTGGTCCATATTCATCAGATACATGTTGCGTTTGATATATAATATTCTCCTAAGTTGTGGAATATTAA
This region includes:
- the CENPW gene encoding centromere protein W, producing MKRAAPRSTLRKLIKRYKPQLRLAANADLLVHLNFLLFLHRLAEEARANAFENKSKTIKSEHTMAAAKVILKKSRG